In Candidatus Babeliales bacterium, the following are encoded in one genomic region:
- the tnpA gene encoding IS200/IS605 family transposase, whose product MVRHNLVYCLAFGLRREDVLLSDPMKDALSGILHQSAEDRQWTMHEVHVNSDHVVMVVQSGPDTSVESMIHHFKNMSDKSMKEQFSQLHDLYQDDCLWADGYEAETVGESDPEAVEEYLDTVLKS is encoded by the coding sequence ATGGTTCGTCATAATTTGGTATATTGTTTAGCGTTTGGTTTGCGTCGAGAAGATGTGTTGTTGTCTGATCCAATGAAGGACGCGTTAAGTGGTATTTTACACCAATCCGCAGAAGATCGGCAATGGACAATGCATGAAGTACATGTCAATAGTGATCATGTTGTTATGGTAGTACAATCAGGTCCAGATACTAGTGTTGAGAGCATGATACATCACTTTAAAAATATGAGTGATAAAAGTATGAAAGAGCAGTTTTCGCAGCTGCATGATCTATATCAAGATGATTGTTTATGGGCAGATGGTTATGAAGCTGAAACTGTAGGGGAATCCGATCCAGAAGCAGTTGAAGAGTATCTTGATACAGTATTAAAGTCATAG